In Marisediminicola antarctica, one DNA window encodes the following:
- a CDS encoding GcvT family protein — protein sequence MDRLVDISLTAAQFAGESVRSQPPARARTIVVGAGIIGSAAAHFLAEQGDHDVLLLERGVVGNGSTWHAAGLTTSLRSTPPLTELARFGLETYRTLQERTGVDVSFVSNGSVMLARTPGREDELRYFADGARLAGVPAEMLRPNQVRDLWPLASSDQLLGALHLPEDGHINPGYAALALAQLAFQAGVTIRENIAVAEVLTEHGRVIGVATDRGNIECDRVLLACGLWTRDLAATCGVSAPLYAAEHMHVRTAHVVGADSLPILRDMDGYFYVRPEAGRLLVGAFEPDGIPRRVDEIGNAGFAQFGADWEHFSSIRARAEERIPLLRDVEWDRFLNAPESFTPDGNFLIGEAAEVAGVYVAAGFNSQGILFGPGAGRAVADWMISGAAGFDASAVDVRRFAHMQSNRRYLHARTRESLGRLYAMHWPQLQPGTARNVRRSPLHSRLDDASAVFGETTGWERANWFAPEGAPRRYEYSFGRQNWFDAVGEEHRAARERVALFDLSSFAKVEVAGPDALAVLQRLCTADIRLPVGRVRYALMLNSRGGIELDGTVVRLDSDRYWVIAPAASQYKALNMIQRLARGTAAAVFDATSGFATLAVMGPNSRDLMARISPDNWSNEAHRYGWGRAVEVADARAYALRLSFVGELGYELYVPADQAVNVYDALVAEGHDLGLKLAGYHALDSLRSEKGYRHLGHDIGPIDDPVEAGLEFTVSMAKPDDFVGRAVLESRAHQPREARTVFVALRDPEPVFVHDEPVLCDGRIVGKLTSGSYGYTLGRACGIARIRGDVPDDARFTVLCGSVEVEADVSGAPFYDPAGIRLKS from the coding sequence ATGGACCGCCTAGTCGACATCTCACTGACTGCCGCGCAATTCGCTGGCGAATCGGTGCGATCCCAGCCTCCCGCGCGTGCGCGGACCATCGTGGTCGGCGCCGGCATCATCGGAAGCGCCGCAGCTCACTTTCTGGCCGAGCAGGGGGATCACGATGTGCTCCTCCTGGAGCGCGGCGTGGTCGGCAACGGCAGCACCTGGCACGCGGCGGGCCTCACGACAAGCTTGCGGAGCACGCCCCCACTGACGGAGTTGGCGCGCTTCGGACTCGAGACCTACCGAACACTTCAGGAGCGAACGGGAGTCGACGTGTCGTTCGTCAGCAACGGCTCCGTGATGCTGGCGCGCACTCCCGGACGCGAGGACGAGCTCCGCTACTTCGCCGACGGCGCGAGACTGGCGGGCGTGCCGGCCGAGATGCTTCGCCCGAACCAGGTGCGCGATCTCTGGCCGCTCGCGTCCAGTGATCAACTCCTCGGAGCCCTGCACCTGCCGGAAGACGGGCACATCAACCCGGGATATGCCGCGCTCGCGCTCGCGCAGCTCGCGTTCCAGGCCGGTGTCACTATCCGCGAGAACATCGCGGTGGCAGAAGTCCTCACTGAGCACGGCCGCGTGATCGGGGTCGCCACTGACCGGGGCAACATCGAGTGCGACCGCGTGCTGCTCGCCTGCGGACTATGGACTCGCGACCTCGCAGCCACATGCGGGGTGAGCGCTCCGCTGTACGCGGCCGAGCACATGCACGTGCGCACAGCACACGTCGTCGGGGCCGACTCCCTCCCCATCCTGCGAGACATGGATGGCTATTTCTACGTTCGTCCGGAAGCAGGCCGTCTTCTTGTCGGCGCATTCGAGCCGGATGGGATCCCGAGGCGGGTGGACGAGATCGGGAACGCCGGCTTCGCCCAGTTCGGTGCTGATTGGGAACACTTCTCGAGCATCCGCGCACGCGCCGAAGAGCGCATCCCGCTGCTGCGGGATGTCGAATGGGATCGATTCCTCAACGCCCCAGAGTCGTTCACGCCAGATGGCAACTTCCTGATCGGCGAAGCGGCAGAGGTAGCCGGGGTCTACGTTGCGGCCGGCTTCAACTCGCAGGGCATCCTCTTCGGACCGGGCGCCGGTCGTGCAGTCGCGGACTGGATGATCTCGGGGGCAGCGGGCTTCGATGCGTCGGCCGTCGACGTGCGACGGTTCGCACACATGCAAAGCAACCGACGCTACCTGCATGCGCGCACCCGTGAATCGCTCGGGCGGCTGTACGCAATGCACTGGCCGCAGCTCCAGCCTGGCACCGCCCGGAACGTCCGCCGCTCACCGCTGCATTCGCGGCTGGATGATGCGTCCGCCGTATTCGGCGAAACCACGGGATGGGAGCGTGCGAACTGGTTCGCCCCCGAGGGTGCACCCCGGCGCTATGAGTACAGCTTCGGTAGGCAGAACTGGTTTGACGCGGTCGGCGAGGAGCATCGCGCCGCGCGGGAACGGGTTGCGCTCTTCGACCTGAGCTCCTTCGCCAAGGTTGAGGTGGCCGGCCCCGATGCCTTAGCGGTCCTGCAACGACTCTGCACTGCCGACATCCGCCTGCCCGTCGGGCGAGTTCGCTACGCCCTTATGCTCAACTCCCGCGGGGGAATCGAATTGGACGGCACAGTCGTGCGGCTCGATTCTGACCGGTATTGGGTGATCGCCCCGGCGGCTTCGCAATACAAGGCGCTCAACATGATCCAGCGTCTGGCGCGTGGGACGGCCGCGGCGGTGTTCGACGCGACATCAGGATTCGCGACTCTCGCCGTGATGGGCCCCAATAGTCGAGACTTGATGGCGCGGATTTCGCCCGACAACTGGAGCAATGAGGCGCACCGCTACGGGTGGGGGCGTGCTGTGGAGGTGGCGGATGCCCGTGCATACGCACTTCGTTTGAGCTTCGTCGGAGAACTCGGCTACGAGCTTTATGTTCCGGCCGACCAGGCGGTCAACGTCTACGACGCCCTTGTCGCCGAAGGGCATGACCTGGGGCTGAAACTGGCCGGCTACCACGCACTCGACTCGTTGCGCAGCGAGAAAGGCTACCGGCATCTTGGCCATGACATCGGCCCCATCGACGACCCTGTTGAAGCCGGCCTCGAATTCACTGTGTCGATGGCCAAACCGGACGACTTCGTCGGACGCGCCGTCCTCGAAAGCCGCGCACATCAGCCTCGTGAGGCCCGCACCGTCTTCGTGGCGCTGCGGGACCCCGAACCAGTCTTCGTTCACGACGAGCCGGTGCTCTGTGACGGCCGAATTGTAGGAAAGCTGACGAGCGGAAGCTACGGCTACACGCTGGGGCGCGCGTGTGGGATCGCGCGGATCAGAGGTGATGTGCCGGATGATGCTCGGTTCACCGTATTGTGCGGCTCGGTCGAAGTTGAGGCGGACGTGTCTGGGGCACCGTTCTACGACCCGGCGGGAATCAGATTGAAGAGCTGA
- a CDS encoding acyl-CoA dehydrogenase family protein, producing MTDAVDLIDVDFLLTSEEIALRDRVRSFVTTAIRPNIADWYDKAMFPTQIIPEMAKLGLLGMHLNGYGCPGRSAVDYGLAALELEAGDSGLRTFVSVQGSLAMSAIHKHGSEEQKNEWLPGMADGTTIGCFGLTEPDSGSDPASMKTFARRDGDDWVITGHKRWIGLGSIAHVAIIWAQTSDGVRGFIVPTDTPGFEAKVIGQKLSMRASIQTELMLTDVRVSGRALLPNVKGLRGPFECLNEARYGIIWGVMGAARDSYQAALEYSQTRMPFDRPLAGFQLTQQKLVDMAVELNKGTLLALHLGRLKDAGRLAPHQISLGKLSNTREAITIAREARTILGGNGVTLDYSPLRHANNLESVRTYEGTDEVHTLVIGNHITGIPAFR from the coding sequence ATGACCGATGCCGTTGACCTCATCGACGTCGATTTCCTCCTGACCAGCGAGGAGATCGCGCTTCGCGACCGGGTGCGGTCGTTCGTCACCACCGCGATCAGGCCCAATATCGCTGACTGGTATGACAAGGCCATGTTCCCCACTCAGATCATCCCCGAGATGGCGAAGCTTGGCCTGCTTGGTATGCACCTGAACGGGTACGGCTGCCCGGGCAGGAGCGCTGTCGACTACGGCCTCGCCGCTCTGGAATTGGAGGCAGGAGATAGCGGCCTCCGTACTTTCGTGAGCGTGCAGGGGTCGCTGGCGATGAGTGCGATCCATAAGCACGGATCGGAGGAACAGAAGAATGAATGGCTGCCAGGCATGGCCGATGGGACCACAATCGGCTGCTTCGGACTGACCGAGCCCGACTCCGGCTCCGATCCGGCGAGCATGAAAACGTTCGCACGGAGAGATGGCGACGATTGGGTGATCACGGGCCACAAGCGCTGGATCGGCCTCGGTTCGATCGCCCACGTTGCGATAATTTGGGCACAGACCAGCGATGGTGTCCGAGGGTTCATCGTGCCCACAGACACGCCCGGGTTCGAAGCTAAGGTCATCGGGCAGAAGCTGTCGATGCGGGCGTCTATCCAGACGGAACTGATGCTTACCGATGTACGCGTGTCTGGCAGGGCGCTCCTGCCGAACGTGAAGGGACTCCGGGGTCCGTTCGAGTGCCTGAACGAGGCCCGCTACGGCATCATCTGGGGTGTCATGGGTGCCGCGCGCGATAGCTATCAGGCCGCGCTCGAATACTCTCAGACGAGGATGCCGTTCGATCGACCTCTCGCGGGCTTTCAACTCACCCAGCAGAAGTTGGTCGATATGGCGGTTGAGCTAAACAAGGGCACCCTACTCGCCCTGCACCTCGGTCGCTTGAAGGACGCAGGTAGGCTGGCGCCACACCAGATCTCCCTTGGAAAGCTCTCCAACACGCGGGAGGCGATCACGATCGCCCGTGAGGCCCGCACGATCCTCGGCGGCAACGGAGTTACCCTCGACTACTCGCCGCTGCGCCACGCGAACAATCTTGAGAGTGTCCGCACGTACGAAGGAACAGACGAGGTCCATACGCTCGTCATCGGCAACCACATCACTGGAATCCCGGCGTTTCGCTGA
- a CDS encoding aldehyde dehydrogenase family protein has protein sequence MVEAILNRATTAAYELAATAPKVRKIWLTATSDALLAHEEELAQLGNEETGLGLPRLRSEIAGSARSILFYASVAVEGSYLGASTDLINESIALSRWNIPVGPIAVFGASNFPFGFGVFGHDVASALAAGCPVIAKAHPAHPRLSARLSVIARSALLAAGAPEGTYDLVTGFDAGLHLVDSPAIATVAFTGSQRGGMALLARAAPRGVPVFAEMGTVNPAFVTAAAAAADTAAIAAGFVASFTLGAGQFCTKPGLIFAPAGAGMFDAVAARVAEVPPAPLLTAGIAASFATGIAELAVAAESTSRSTIPVGDGYFVAAQVFRVALADLRPGSRLLEECFGPVALVCEYIDAAAALSTLVRLQGSLAASVFTGGPTDPETRAVVERLLPNVGRVALNAWPTGVINTWSQQHGGPWPATSRLDATSVGAGALARFVRPVSLQNAAPETLPVFLSADNPWQIPRRIDGALIPPAHQF, from the coding sequence ATGGTTGAGGCGATATTGAACCGTGCCACCACCGCGGCTTATGAGCTGGCAGCGACAGCGCCGAAGGTTCGGAAAATTTGGTTGACTGCCACGTCGGACGCTCTGCTGGCGCATGAGGAGGAGCTCGCTCAGCTCGGCAACGAGGAGACCGGGCTCGGATTGCCTCGGCTTCGAAGCGAGATCGCGGGCTCTGCCCGAAGCATCCTGTTCTATGCCAGCGTCGCAGTCGAGGGCAGCTACCTCGGCGCCAGTACCGACCTCATCAACGAGAGCATCGCTTTGTCTCGCTGGAACATCCCCGTCGGCCCTATCGCCGTGTTCGGGGCGAGCAACTTCCCCTTCGGATTCGGCGTCTTCGGCCACGATGTCGCTTCCGCGCTCGCTGCGGGATGCCCGGTAATCGCGAAGGCCCATCCCGCGCACCCTCGGCTCAGCGCGAGATTATCCGTAATCGCTCGGTCTGCGCTACTCGCGGCGGGCGCTCCCGAGGGAACATACGATCTTGTCACCGGATTCGATGCAGGCCTGCACCTGGTCGATTCCCCAGCCATCGCCACGGTCGCATTCACCGGGAGCCAGCGCGGCGGCATGGCGCTGCTCGCGCGGGCCGCACCCAGGGGAGTGCCCGTCTTCGCCGAGATGGGCACCGTGAACCCCGCGTTCGTCACGGCGGCCGCCGCGGCCGCCGATACCGCGGCCATTGCTGCCGGCTTCGTCGCATCATTCACCCTCGGGGCGGGCCAGTTCTGCACCAAGCCCGGCCTGATCTTCGCACCCGCCGGCGCGGGCATGTTCGACGCGGTGGCAGCCCGCGTCGCCGAAGTTCCGCCCGCACCCCTGCTGACAGCAGGAATCGCTGCGAGCTTTGCGACAGGTATAGCCGAGCTCGCGGTTGCTGCCGAGTCGACGTCTCGTTCCACCATTCCAGTTGGTGACGGCTACTTCGTCGCCGCGCAGGTCTTTCGCGTCGCCTTGGCCGATCTCAGGCCCGGGTCGCGGCTCCTCGAGGAATGCTTCGGCCCCGTCGCCCTGGTCTGCGAATACATCGACGCTGCTGCGGCTCTTTCTACGCTCGTCCGTCTGCAAGGCTCCCTGGCGGCCTCCGTCTTCACCGGCGGACCGACAGACCCCGAAACCCGCGCTGTCGTCGAACGGCTGCTGCCGAACGTCGGCCGTGTAGCGCTGAACGCGTGGCCGACCGGTGTAATCAACACGTGGTCCCAACAGCATGGCGGCCCCTGGCCCGCGACTAGCCGACTCGACGCCACTAGCGTCGGCGCCGGCGCGCTTGCCCGGTTTGTTCGCCCCGTCTCGCTGCAGAATGCGGCCCCGGAAACCCTCCCGGTATTCCTCTCGGCTGACAACCCGTGGCAGATTCCTCGTCGAATAGACGGCGCACTCATCCCTCCCGCTCACCAATTTTGA